In Candidatus Dependentiae bacterium, one genomic interval encodes:
- a CDS encoding DUF5674 family protein, with the protein MTTVTDCITIEELKKMSENMFDDLVKAVVDIEKEIMVVDAEMHADQEYYLLENESKQKDLWGINLFPYSFGTEDFIIFDSMINLRPSSGNRSRIVENPVVQEKIKNIVHKLVKS; encoded by the coding sequence ATGACTACGGTAACTGATTGTATTACAATCGAAGAACTAAAAAAAATGTCTGAAAATATGTTTGATGATCTTGTCAAAGCAGTTGTTGATATTGAGAAAGAAATAATGGTTGTTGATGCTGAAATGCATGCTGATCAAGAATATTATTTATTGGAAAATGAATCAAAGCAAAAAGATTTATGGGGGATCAATCTGTTTCCATATAGTTTTGGTACAGAGGATTTTATCATTTTTGATTCTATGATTAATTTGCGTCCTTCTTCAGGGAATCGTAGTAGAATAGTTGAAAATCCTGTGGTTCAAGAAAAAATAAAAAATATTGTGCATAAGCTGGTGAAGTCATGA